A region of Ornithodoros turicata isolate Travis chromosome 5, ASM3712646v1, whole genome shotgun sequence DNA encodes the following proteins:
- the LOC135395773 gene encoding uncharacterized protein LOC135395773: MHSSPGADQVTYKALRNLPRSGLEALLKLFNESWRSGCVPQQWKTAMVVPILKPGKSPHNIDSFRSIALTSCVGKVMERMVSSRLNWYLESTMFFPEAMAGFRQGRSSIDNVVDIVSSTQQARSEGKLTVAVSLGVMKAYDSVLHSTIVATLQEAGVGNRPLSWIQDFLSNRSLFIRTADGDTATFVVQRGVPQGCVLSPLFFNVIMAFLPSQISTDVNITIYADDICIWTSSTRRDTIQRRLQGAVNTVESYLSDCGLSVSPWLSWSQHVRALSSKANILANVLRRISGASWGPSYADLRHVHNSLTLGALRYSLPVLHGVGRTGQRELLNIQARSLRICLGVPRTSETFSVLAEAGESPAPILRDKETLRTYARFITRHPLNHLRTIPQKYPDSAFGDAIRRLNGRLPPAPAGSFAPHMWTFDRPTTIKRIPGLPRMHDTPTGVARQLALEEIYSLHDQRVPIYTDGSVIPGGSAAAFYVPHAHCSRGFKLPYETSSTETEMIVIHEALKFISASVPAPWTVFTDSKAALEVLPSFSTPLVQDIGALIVQCLSRLARAGHSVWLQWVPGHTGLPGNTSADAAAKQARASAPLLSVPLSHSSCRLHICRMCAQHTRLFTEGAVPARTFLHSIDPKMELTIPLSLSRRESSLLHRLRLNVAKTPSRQFLMGNIGSPLCTKCGVVADTTHLLLHCRLYSSARAALEQQL, translated from the exons ATGCACAGCTCTCCAGGGGCAGACCAGGTCACGTACAAGGCACTCCGCAATCTCCCTCGGAGCGGGCTCGAAGCCCTCCTCAAACTCTTTAACGAATCATGGCGTTCAGGATGCGTCCCGCAGCAGTGGAAAACGGCGATGGTGGTTCCCATCCTCAAACCAGGGAAATCCCCTCATAACATCGACTCCTTCAGGTCAATAGCCCTGACAAGCTGCGTCGGAAAGGTTATGGAGCGCATGGTATCTTCCCGCCTCAACTGGTACCTCGAGTCCACGATGTTCTTCCCTGAAGCCATGGCAGGTTTTCGGCAAGGCAGGTCGTCAATTGACAATGTCGTCGACATTGTCTCCAGCACACAGCAAGCACGCTCTGAAGGGAAGCTCACTGTGGCGGTCTCCCTGGGCGTGATGAAGGCCTACGACAGCGTCCTCCACAGCACCATCGTCGCGACGCTTCAAGAAGCGGGAGTGGGCAACCGCCCGCTCTCGTGGATACAAGATTTCCTCAGCAACCGGTCCCTGTTTATTCGTACTGCCGACGGCGACACCGCTACCTTTGTTGTGCAGCGCGGCGTTCCGCAGGGCTGTGTGCTCAGTCCCCTCTTCTTTAATGTCATCATGGCCTTCCTCCCTTCGCAAATAAGTACTGACGTCAACATTAcgatctacgcggacgacatttGCATTTGGACGTCATCCACCCGCCGGGACACTATCCAACGCCGCCTACAAGGTGCTGTCAACACCGTCGAGTCCTACCTCTCCGACTGTGGTCTCTCCGTGTCCCCAT GGCTATCGTGGTCGCAACATGTCAGGGCCCTGTCTTCCAAAGCCAACATCCTCGCAAATGTGCTGCGCCGCATCTCCGGCGCCTCCTGGGGCCCGTCGTACGCCGACCTCCGCCATGTGCACAACTCGCTCACGCTGGGCGCTCTCcgctacagcctcccggtcCTGCACGGTGTTGGCCGTACAGGACAGCGGGAACTCTTAAATATCCAGGCCCGTAGCCTCCGTATCTGTCTCGGCGTCCCAAGGACGTCCGAAACCTTCTCGGTCCTTGCAGAGGCGGGAGAATCCCCGGCCCCCATCCTCCGCGACAAGGAGACCCTCCGAACCTACGCGCGcttcatcacacggcaccccctGAATCATCTGCGAACGATACCGCAGAAGTACCCGGACTCTGCCTTCGGCGACGCCATTCGCAGACTCAACGGGCGCCTTCCGCCTGCACCGGCGGGGTCGTTCGCACCCCATATGTGGACCTTCGACCGACCCACAACGATAAAACGCATCCCCGGCCTCCCTCGCATGCATGACACACCCACGGGGGTCGCGCGGCAGCTCGCGTTGGAGGAAATTTACTCGCTTCATGACCAGCGAGTACCCATATACACCGATGGCTCGGTGATACCAGGCGGGTCGGCAGCAGCCTTCTACGTGCCTCACGCCCACTGCAGCCGTGGGTTCAAACTCCCGTACGAGACTTCAtccaccgaaaccgaaatgatcGTCATTCATGAAGCCCTGAAGTTCATCTCGGCATCCGTTCCCGCACCATGGACCGTCtttacagacagcaaggcggcgCTAGAAGTGCTGCCATCATTCTCGACCCCCCTTGTTCAGGACATTGGCGCGCTCATCGTTCAGTGCCTCAGCCGTCTCGCCCGCGCGGGCCACAGCGTTTGGCTTCAGTGGGTCCCCGGTCACACAGGCCTCCCCGGCAACACATCCGCCGACGCCGCTGCGAAGCAGGCCCGCGCCTCTGCACCATTGTTATCGGTCCCGCTATCACACTCGTCATGCCGACTCCACATATGCCGCATGTGCGCCCAGCACACTCGCCTCTTCACTGAGGGCGCCGTCCCAGCCCGCACTTTCCTTCATTCCATCGATCCCAAGATGGAGCTCACCATCCCACTGAGCCTCTCTCGAAGAGAGAGCTCACTCCTtcaccgcctacgactcaacgtcgctaaGACCCCATCGCGCCAGTTCCTCATGGGCAACATAGGTTCCCCACTATGCACAAAATGTGGTGTGGTTGCGGACACTACCCACCTCCTCCTGCACTGCCGCCTTTACTCCTCAGCCAGAGCCGCACTTGAGCAACAGCTCTGA